The genomic window taaACAAGTTTGTGGTTTAACAAGATGAATGTGTGTAAGGAATATGGGATCAAATACTACACTTCTGACTACTGTAATACACTACGTTAATTTATCCAAACGCTTATGACTTCTTCACGttgggggactagatacataaagtgctttgatTTCTACATGGTAAAACGGATATTATGAAAAtcccctcaaataaaaggtgacattctgtattGTCACcacatataaaacatttgatctcaaatcccaAATTCTGGAGTATAGATCCACATTTGTAAATGTTCGTTTCACTGTCTAAATAAATACATAAGCATTTAGAAATGGCATTGTGCACTCAGGCATGTCTAAAGTCTATATAGGTaacctctgctcctcctctccttccctccagactccctgcagctctctgtctctgaagaggaggttccacctgagcagcagcactgtgagcaggagtggagccCCAGTCTGGGACAGAAGGACCCAGAGACCACACAgattaaagaggaacaggaggaagtcaggaccagtcaggaggaagagcagcttcaaGGGCGCTTTGATACCAAAGACTCCATATTCACTCCTTCCTGTGTGAAAAGTGAATGTGATCAGGAGGACCCACGTCAAGAAGCCATACTAGCTGAACACCCAACTCTCAGTCCACTGAAAACATCTAAACTACAGTTGTTTCGTGTGTTGTTAAATGAATGTTTAACGGCATCTGCTGCTGTGGAGATTTTTGGTGCGGTTGAGGAAACTGTAGCAGAGTACCAGGAAGAGAATGATCTGCTACGGAGACTGCTGCGGATCACACCAGAGATACAACTATGTAGAATAGGTTTGTACATAGATCTAATACCTTGCTAGCTACTGTTCTACTTAGTTAATAAACTGTTTCTGGTAACAGGGATCTCCATTACATCCATTTTTAAAGAACAGTTTATAATATAGCTAAGATTCACCAGGCATAATTAAAAAGTTATCTGTCAGGAAAAGATGATTGAAATAGCTTATATAGCACAGCCTCTCTGACTCCAATGCATTTCATTAGAGATGGTGAGTACGTTTACGTTCACACTAGTCATTCAATATTACATTGATGATGGCAGTAGGCAGAGTACAGCTTCAGTCCTGTAGACCCCTGACTCTGCTCATCTTAAACGCCGTGAGGTCATAATAGAAGTaaacattagaggtcgaccgattatgatttttcaacgccgatacaaaatattggaggaccaaaaaagccaataccgattaatcggtcgatttttatatatatatttgtaataatgacaattacaacaatactgaatgaacacttttattttaactaaatataatacatcaataaaatcaatttagtctcaaatatataatgaaacatgttcaatttggtttaaataatgcaaaaacaaagtgttggagaagaacgtaaaagtgcaatatgtgccacgtaaaaaagctaacgtttaagttccttgctcagaacatgagaacatatgaaagctggtggttccttttaacatgagtcttcaatattcccaggtaaggagttttaggttgtagttattataggactatttctctctataccatttgtatttcatatacctttgactattggatgttctaataggtactttagtattgccagcctaatctcaggagttgataggcttgaagtcataaacagctcaatgcttgaagcattgcgacgAGTTGCTggcaaatgcacgaaagtgctgtttgaatgaatgcttacgagcctgctgctgcctaccaccgctcagtcagactgctctatcaaatcatagacttaattataatataataacacacagaaatacgagccgtaggtcattaatatggtcaaatccggaatctatcatttcgaaaacaaaacgtttattctttcagtgaaatacggaaccgttccgtattttatctaacgggtggcatcattaagtctaaatattgctgtttcattgcacaaccttcaatgttatgtcataattttgtaaaattctggcaaattagttcgcaacaagCCATGCGGCCCAAACtattgcatataccctgactctgttgcacagaacgcaagagaggTGACACAATtcccctagttaaaataaattcatgttagcatgCAATATTatctaaatatgcaggtttaaaaatatatacttgtgtattgattttaagaaaggcgttgatgtttatggttaggtacattggtgcaacgacagtgcttttttcacgaatgtgCTTGTTAAATCATATGTTTGGGGAAGTAGGCTGAGATTCagtgataaattaacaggcaccgcatcgattatatgcaacgcaggacaagctagataaactagtaatatcatcaacaatgtgtagttaactagtgatcatgttaagattgattgttttttataagatcagtttaatgctagctagcaccttaccttagcaccttaccttggctccttgctgcactcgcataacaggtagtcagcctgccacacagtctcctcgtgtagtgcaatgtaatcggccataatcagtgtccaaaaatgccgattaccgattgttatgaagacttgaaatcggccctaattaatcggccattccgattaatcggtcgacctctagtaagcATACGGTGATCAAAACATCTAGTTTTCTGAGAAATCTTTCACATTATTAGGACGTGTACAAGCTTTATTCAAATATCAAGTTTGGGAGCAGTAGAACAATTTATCTGTATTGCACATTATTTTAGCTCCTGTTATTATTTAGGATCAATACCAGTAAAGACATTTTCAATTAAAAAATCATTGATCTATAATTCACATTTGTGATTCAAGTGTTCTATTTAATTCTATAGTATATAAATaacctctgctcctcctctccttccctccagacTCCCTGCagttctctctttctgtctctgaaGAGGAAGTTCCCCCTGAGCAGCAgcactgtgagcaggagtggagccCCAGTCTGGGACAGAAGGACCCAGAGACCACACAgattaaagaggaacaggaggaagtcaggaccagtcaggaggaagagcagcttcaaGGGCTCGTTGATACCAAAGACTCCATATTCACTCCTTCCTGTGTGAAAAGTGAATGTGATCAGGACCCACTTCAGTCCTTGACTCTTCCCCAAACCCAGACtgtggagaacagagagagagactctaacCCAGTGGATCTCACACCTTTTGGCACTGTGACCCACATTAAGGATCTCTACATTCCCTGTGACCCTCCAGATAATCAAAACAATGCCTCCAGCCACAGTTCAGCTGTAAGCAGTGACCCAGTCGGACTTGACAGCAGCCCACCATTGGATCCCAGTCCACCATTGGATCCCAGTCCACCATTAGAGAAACACTGTTCCAAACCCAGCACCACAGCTAGAAAAACTCACCACTGCCGTGACTGTGGTGGAACATTTGCTCTGAAAGCTGACCTGCAGAGACATATGACTCTCTTCAGTAAGAGACCCAGTGAATGTAGTTCCTGCCAAAAACGCTACAACTCCACCTGTAAACTGAAGGCCCATGTCCGACTCTGTCACGGTGGGAAACCCTGCACCTGCCCTGTTTGTGGAAAGACCTTCAAACTCAATGGAGATCTGTCTAGTCACATGAGGATTCACACAGCAGAGAAGCCATTTatctgtggtgactgtgggaaaagcttcaatcGCGCGGATTTCCTAACCAGGCATAaactgactcacacaggagagaagccgttcacctgtggtgactgtgggaaaagcttcaatcGCAAGGAGACTTTAACTAC from Salvelinus namaycush isolate Seneca unplaced genomic scaffold, SaNama_1.0 Scaffold9, whole genome shotgun sequence includes these protein-coding regions:
- the LOC120043327 gene encoding zinc finger protein 708-like isoform X1, whose amino-acid sequence is MEEASSQLKMSKQQSFHVFLNERLTAAAVEIFGEVEKTVLKYQEENDRLRRLLLITSEVKLCRTDSLQLSVSEEEVPPEQQHCEQEWSPSLGQKDPETTQIKEEQEEVRTSQEEEQLQGRFDTKDSIFTPSCVKSECDQEDPRQEAILAEHPTLSPLKTSKLQLFRVLLNECLTASAAVEIFGAVEETVAEYQEENDLLRRLLRITPEIQLCRIDSLQFSLSVSEEEVPPEQQHCEQEWSPSLGQKDPETTQIKEEQEEVRTSQEEEQLQGLVDTKDSIFTPSCVKSECDQDPLQSLTLPQTQTVENRERDSNPVDLTPFGTVTHIKDLYIPCDPPDNQNNASSHSSAVSSDPVGLDSSPPLDPSPPLDPSPPLEKHCSKPSTTARKTHHCRDCGGTFALKADLQRHMTLFSKRPSECSSCQKRYNSTCKLKAHVRLCHGGKPCTCPVCGKTFKLNGDLSSHMRIHTAEKPFICGDCGKSFNRADFLTRHKLTHTGEKPFTCGDCGKSFNRKETLTTHKLTHTREKPFSCGDCGKSFNRKVSLTEHQLTRTGEKPFSCGDCGKSFIRKVSLTEHQLTHTGEKPFVCGDCGKSFNRKGHLTEHQLTHTGEKPFSCGDCGKRFIQNRALSRHILIHTGEKSFSCGECGKSFIQKWDLRRHILTHTREKPFRCGDCGKSFNRKETLTTHKLTHTRETPFSCGDCGKSFIQKGVLMRHILTHTGEKPFSCDACGKSFILKGDLRRHMLIHTGEKPFTCGDCGKSFNRKQTLTTHKLTHTREKSCSCGDCGKSFNRKQHGCSVCDKIFIQKTNLLTREKHPQRK